The following DNA comes from Nocardioides panzhihuensis.
ATGGTGGCCGCGAACGTGGCTACGACCATGCCTGCGATCAGGACGAGGGAGCGTTGTTTGCGGTTGATCCGGCGGGCAATGTTTCGCATGAGATACCAGACGTTCGGGAAGGCAGACCAGGGCAGTCTAAGCGCAGAGGGCCGACCCTACACCGGTGAAACGCCTAGACGGGCCGCGAGACATGAGGGTGGTGCCGAGCGCTGCAGGAGACGACTCAGCCGCCGGCCCTGTATGGGCCGGCGGCTGGATCTCACGCAGTGTTCAGGTCTCAGAGGCTACGCAGAACAGCCGTCACCTTGCCGAGGATCGTCGCGTGGGTGCCGTCGATCGGCTCGTACGCAGCGTTGTGCGGCAGCAGCCAGACCTTGCCGTCCTTGCGGGAGAGCGTCTTGACGGTCGCCTCGCCATCGATCAGCGCGGCCACGATCTCGCCGTTCTCCGCGGTCGGCTGCTGGCGCACGACCACGAAGTCGCCGTCGCAGATGGCGGCGTCGACCATCGAGTCACCGGAGACCGAGAGCAGGAAGAGATCGCCGTTGCCGACCAGCTGCTTGGGCAGCGGGAAGACGTCCTCGACGCTCTGCTGGCTCGACGTCTCCTCGGCCAGGATCGGGCCACCGGCCGCGATCCGACCGACCAAGGGGACCATGGTGGCGTCGGGGTTGGGGTTGACTGCGGCCTCGGCGGCGACCGTCGTCTCGGGCTCCTCGCCGGACATCGCCTTGCGGTGAGCCATCACCTCGGGGAGGAAGACCTCGAGGGCGCGGGGTCGCTTCGGGTCCTTGCGGATCAGACCACGCTGCTCCAACGCGCGGAGCTGGTGGGCCACGCTGCTGGTGCTGGTCAGCCCGACCGCGGCGCCGATCTCGCGCATGCTGGGCGGATAGCCGCGCTGCTCGATGCTGTCGCGCAGGTGCGCGAGGATGCGCTGCTGACGCGGCGTGAGCCCGGTCGCGTCCGGCGGCCCATCGGGCAGCTCGCGGACGCGGCTCTTCTTCGAACCGCCTGATCCGGTGCCTGTCTTCTGCGTGGTCATGTCATCACATTAGTCCCTCTGGCACCACTACTTCAAACATCTGTTCGATCTCATCTGTGACGCGTGTCGGCGCTCGAAAATTCTTGGGCGCGCCACTTGCGTTGTTCGAACACGTGATCTAACTTCGAACATGTGCTCGATCGAACACGTGATCGAGAGACTTGTGAACTGGAGGCCGTGATGAGTGCAACCGTCTATGTGCTGCCCGTAGCCGAACCGCCCCGCCCTGTGCGTGAGGAGCGCCGCTCGACGGTGCGACTCACCCGGCGAGGACGGGTCGTCGTGTTCGCGTTCGCGTTGGTCGTGCTCTTCGGGATCGCGCTGATCGGGGCGAAGGTGGCGTTCGCGGCGGAGAACGGTGCGGAAAAAAGTGCCAGATTTCTTGGCCCTGACTCCGCCGCCCACACGATGGTCGTCGGTGATGGCGACACGCTCTGGGACATCTCCGCGAAGGCCATCGTCGGCACTGACGCCTCGATTCGGGAGATGGAGCAGACGATCAAGGAGCTCAACGGCCTCGAGTCCTCGATGCTCCTGTCCGGGCAGACCCTGATCGTGCCGACCGCGCCGTAAGGCTCATTGATGTCCGGCTGCTCCTTCGAGACGACTGAGCGAGGTCGAGCGGCGAGCTTGCTCGTCCGCTCGCGCCGAGCGAGGGAGTCAGCCCGCGCAGCGGGCACCCTGGCAGCCGGCAACCGGGGAAAGTGAGAGTGCTGCAGACGATGGGAAGCGTCTGCAGCACTCTCGCTGTTTCGGGGCCTGCTGTTTCGGTGTCAGTGACGCCCGCGATAAGGGCTGTCCGGCTCGGCCGGCGGCCACTGCTTGTTGCGGATGCCGTGTCGCGGCGGCCACTCGTCGTCCGGTTGGTCGGACGGGTCCTGGGGTTGCCGCTGGGCGGGCATCGCCTGGGTTGCCGCGGGATCCTGGGTCAGTCGAGCCCGAGAGCCGGTCTGGCCGTAGCTGATCGGCGCCTGGTAGGCGCCGGACTGATACTGCGGGGCTGCGGCCTGCTGGGTGGGATAGCCGTCGGTGGTGTATCCCTGCGATGCGTACCCCGGGGTGCTCTGTGGTGTCGAGGTCGGCGTCGAGGGGTTGGAGTAGTAGGGCTGCGGGGTCGGCGGAGGACTGGTCGGCGGTTGGTAGGCCGATGCGCCGTAAGCGGCTCGGCTGCCGGTGTTGCCGTAGCCCTGATCGTCCCCGGGGTAGCCGTAGGGCGACTGGGAGCCCGTGTCCGTGTTGTAGGCCGAGCGACTCCCGGTGCCGCCGTACGGCTGCTGCTGACTCCCGGTGTCGGTGCTGTGTCGGTTGTAGGAGCCGGTGTCCTCGTAGCCGTAGGAGCCGGTGCCGTAGTAGTCCTGCTCCGAGTAGGTCTGGCCCGGATAGTCCTGCTCCTCGACGTAGGCGTTGGAGTGGTTTCCGGCGTAGTCGTCGGCGGGCGGTGGGGTGGGGGAGCCGGTGAGGGCCCGCCAGGCCTTCCCGGCGAAGGTGAAGGTCAGGAAGAGGCAGGCGACTGCTGCGACCGCTGCGATGGCGAGCTTCACCCAGGCGCCGGAATCGCCTCCCCGTGCGTCGGCCCCGAAACCGACGGCGACCCACACCAGCACTCCCCAGATGATCAGGGAGACCAGTGTTGCGATCGCAGGCAAGATGAAAGGTGGCCGGGGACCGCTTCTGGGGCGCGTGCCTCTCCGCGACCCGACGCGATTTCCTCCGGAGATGTTTGTCACGGGGGTCATTCTTACGCATGGAGCCCAGTTCGGTGCCCCTGAACCGGAATCTTTCGGTGTTTGGCCCGGCGACACGCCGTGCAGGCGGGAAACCCGCCCCGCGCTTGCATCGGCTGAGGGGCGGGCGTACGGTTACCACTACATCTAGTAGTTACACGGCTGTAGTTATCCACATCTAGTTCACATGAACAGGTGGATGACTCACAGCGATGTGGGTGTTGTTCCACAGGGGTCCACGCTCGTATCCACAGGTTCCACAGGCTCGGGCCGCCGTTGAGACGGCCTGGATCCACAGGCTTCATGAGAGGGGCTCGACCGTGCACTGTCCGTTCTGCCGACACAGCGACACCAAGGTGCTCGACTCCCGTGTGGCCGAGGAGGGTGGCCAGATCCGGCGCCGCCGGGTCTGCCAGGAGTGCGGGAAGCGGTTCACGACCGTCGAGCAGATGCAGCTGATGGTGGCCAAGCGCTCCGGCGCAGCGGAGCCGTTCAGCCGCGACAAGGCGGTGCACGGCGTACGCAAGGCTTGCAAGGGTCGCCCGGTCACCGAGGATCAGCTCGCCTGCCTCGGTCAAGAGGTCGAGCAGGCGCTGCGGAGCCAGGGGTTGGCCGAGGTTCCCAGCCACGAGGTGGGGTTGGCGATCCTCGCGCCGCTGCGCGAGCTCGACGAGGTGGCCTATCTGCGCTTCGCCAGCGTCTACCGGGCCTTCGGGTCGGCGGACGACTTCGAGCGCGAGATCCAGATGCTGCGTACGGAACGGGAAGTCCAAGACTTCGAGGCAGAACATCCGGTCGAGGCTCCGGTGGGCACCGACTAGATCCCACGGCCATTTGAATCGAGATGGCACACAGACCGGCCCGGGCAGGCCGTGGGGAAGCGACCTGTCCGGGCCATCCAGCACGACCCAGAACAAGAAGTACGAAGCCCGAACGGGCGCAACAGGAGACTCCACCATCAGCACCGACCAGCAGCACAGCACAGCGATCGATGACAACAGGGGGAACGAAATGATAGACACGGCAGCAGAGGCACAGGCGTCGACGAAGGCGGGCGCAGGGCTGAAGATCGAGCGGATCTTCAGCACCGAGGGCGTCCACCCGTACGACGAGATCACCTGGGAGCGACGCGACGTCGTCCAGAAGAACTGGAAGACCGGCGCGACCGTCTTCGAGCAGACCGGCGTGGAGTTCCCCGACTTCTGGTCGATCAATGCCTCGACGATCGTGACGACCAAGTACTTCCGCGGAGCGCTCGGCACCGAGAAGCGCGAGCAGAGCCTGAAGCAGCTGATCGACCGGGTCGTGAACACCTACGTCGCCTCCGGCAAGGAGAACGACTACTTCGCCACGGACGCCGACGCCGACCTCTTCGGTCGCGAGCTCACCTGGCTGCTGGTCAACCAGCACTTCGCGTTCAACTCGCCGGTCTGGTTCAACGTCGGCACCGAGTCCCCCCAGCAGGTCTCTGCCTGCTTCATCCTCTCGGTCGACGACTCCATGGACTCGATCCTGAACTGGTACAAGGAAGAGGGCCTGATCTTCAAGGGCGGCTCCGGTGCCGGTCTCAACCTCTCCCGCATCCGCTCCTCCAAGGAGCTGCTGAAGTCCTCCGGCGGCACCGCCTCCGGCCCGGTCTCCTTCATGCGTGGCGCCGACGCGTCCGCGGGCACCATCAAGTCCGGCGGCGCCACCCGCCGTGCGGCGAAGATGGTCGTGCTCGACGTCGACCACCCCGACATCGAGGAGTTCGTCGAGACCAAGGCGCGCGAGGAGGACAAGATCCGCGCGCTGCGCGACGCCGGCTTCGACATGGACCTGGGCGGCAAGGACATCTCGTCCGTGCAGTACCAGAACGCCAACAACTCCGTGCGCGTCTCCGACGAGTTCATGCGCGCCGTCGAGGAGGGCAAGAAGTTCGGCCTCCGTGCCCGCACCACCGGTGAGGTCATCGAGGAGATCGACGCCCGCGAGCTGTTCCGCAAGATCTCGATCGCCGCGTGGGAGTGTGCCGACCCGGGTCTGCAGTACGACGACACCATCAACGACTGGCACACCAACCCGGAGACGGGCCGGATCACCGGCTCCAACCCGTGCTCGGAGTACATGTCGCTGGACAACTCCTCCTGCAACCTGGCGTCGCTGAACCTGCTGAAGTTCCTCAAGGACGACGACACCTTCGACGCCGTGCGTTTCGAGCAGGCCTGCGAGGTCGTCTTCACCGCGATGGACATCTCCATCTGCTTCGCCGACTTCCCGACCGAGGCGATCGGCCAGACCACCCGCGACTACCGCCAGCTCGGCATCGGGTACGCCAACCTCGGCGCGCTGCTGATGGCGATGGGTCTCGGCTACGACTCCGAGGGTGGCCGCACCATGGCTGCCGCCATCACCTCGCTGATGACCGGCGCCGGCTACAAGCGCTCGGCCGAGCTGGCCGGTGTCGTCGGTCCGTACGCCGGCTACGCCCGCAACGCGGAGGCTCACCTGCGGGTCATGCGCAAGCACCAGGCCGCCAACGACGCGGTCCGCTCGATCAACCCGGTCGACCGCAACATCATCGACGCGGCGACCAAGGTGTGGGCCGACGTCATCGAGATCGGCCGGGTCAACGGCTTCCGCAACGCCCAGGCCTCGCTGCTCGCGCCGACCGGCACCATCGGCTTCATGATGGACTGCGACACCACCGGCATCGAGCCCGACTTCTCGCTGGTCAAGTTCAAGAAGCTCGTCGGTGGCGGCTCGATGCAGATCGTCAACCAGGTGATCCCGCGGGCGCTGAAGAAGATGGGCTACCAGCCCGAGCAGATCGAGGCGATCGTCGACTACATCGCCGAGCACGGCCACGTCATCGACGCGCCGGGCCTACGCCAGGAGCACTACGAGGTCTTCGACACCGCGATGGGCAAGCGCGCGCTGAAGCCGATGGGCCACGTACGCATGATGGCCGCGACGCAGCCGTTCCTCTCCGGGGCGATCTCCAAGACCGTCAACCTGCCCGAGACCGCTACGGTCGAGGAGATCGAGCAGGTCTACATGGAGTCGTGGAAGCTGGGCCTGAAGGCCACCGCGATCTACCGCGACAACTGCAAGGTCGGCCAGCCGCTGGCCGACGGCAAGTCGGAGGGCGCCAAGAAGGACCAGGGTCTCTCCACCGCTGCGGAGGCCGCGGAGGCAGTGGCCGCCGAGGTCGAGCCCGAGGTCATCGAGAAGATCATCGAGAAGATCGTCTACGCGCCGACCCGCAAGCGTCTGCCGAAGTCGCGCGTCTCGCGCACCACCTCCTTCACGGTCGGTGGCGCCGAGGGCTACATGACCTCCGGTGCCCACGCCGACGGCGAGCTCGGTGAGGTCTTCCTCAAGCTCGGCAAGCAGGGCTCGACCCTGGCCGGTGTCATGGACGCCTTCTCCATCGCGGTGTCCGTCGGCCTCCAGTACGGTGTGCCGCTGGAGACCTACGTCTCCAAGTTCACCAACCTGAAGTTCGAGCCCGCCGGTCTGACCGACGACCCGGACGTACGCATGGCGCAGTCCCTCATGGACTATGTCTTCCGCCGGCTGGCGCTGGACTACATGTCCTTCGAGGACCGCTCGGCTCTCGGCATCTACTCCGCCGACGAGCGTCAGCGCTACCTCGAGACCGGCTCCTACGAGCCGCTCGGCAACGGCGGCACCACCGCCGCCGAGCTCGTCCAGAAGCCTGCTCGGGAGCGCAAGGCTGCCCCGGAGGCGAAGTCCGAGGTCGTCGACGCCGACATCAAGGAGGAGGCCCCCGTCGAGGAGGCCCCGAAGGGTGAGGTCAAGACCGCACACACCACCGCCGAGCTGCTCGAGTCGATCAGCGGCATGGCCATCGACAGCCCGCTCTGCTTCACCTGCGGCACCAAGATGCGCCCCGCCGGCTCCTGCTACGTCTGCGAGGGCTGCGGCTCGACCTCCGGTTGCAGCTGAGCCTGAGTGAGTCCGGTCCCGCACCCGAGTTTCTGGGTGCGGGACCGGCTGGTTTTCGGCGACGTGGGAGTTCCGGTGTCACTGGGTGACCTCAGGACTCCCACGTCACATCCAGCTTTCCAAGCTGCACTCGTCTCCGCAGCTTCTCGGGGCCTCCTTCCAGCCGCGTTGGCGCAGCAGCTGGGAGACTCTGGCGGCGGTGCGGCACTGAGTGTCGAACACCTGGGGCCAGCGGACGCGGGCGGTCAGCCTGCCGCCGAGTGCCAGGTCGTCGAGGTCGCGGTCGATGGCTAC
Coding sequences within:
- the lexA gene encoding transcriptional repressor LexA, which produces MTTQKTGTGSGGSKKSRVRELPDGPPDATGLTPRQQRILAHLRDSIEQRGYPPSMREIGAAVGLTSTSSVAHQLRALEQRGLIRKDPKRPRALEVFLPEVMAHRKAMSGEEPETTVAAEAAVNPNPDATMVPLVGRIAAGGPILAEETSSQQSVEDVFPLPKQLVGNGDLFLLSVSGDSMVDAAICDGDFVVVRQQPTAENGEIVAALIDGEATVKTLSRKDGKVWLLPHNAAYEPIDGTHATILGKVTAVLRSL
- the nrdR gene encoding transcriptional regulator NrdR — encoded protein: MHCPFCRHSDTKVLDSRVAEEGGQIRRRRVCQECGKRFTTVEQMQLMVAKRSGAAEPFSRDKAVHGVRKACKGRPVTEDQLACLGQEVEQALRSQGLAEVPSHEVGLAILAPLRELDEVAYLRFASVYRAFGSADDFEREIQMLRTEREVQDFEAEHPVEAPVGTD
- a CDS encoding LysM peptidoglycan-binding domain-containing protein, whose product is MSATVYVLPVAEPPRPVREERRSTVRLTRRGRVVVFAFALVVLFGIALIGAKVAFAAENGAEKSARFLGPDSAAHTMVVGDGDTLWDISAKAIVGTDASIREMEQTIKELNGLESSMLLSGQTLIVPTAP
- a CDS encoding vitamin B12-dependent ribonucleotide reductase, producing MIDTAAEAQASTKAGAGLKIERIFSTEGVHPYDEITWERRDVVQKNWKTGATVFEQTGVEFPDFWSINASTIVTTKYFRGALGTEKREQSLKQLIDRVVNTYVASGKENDYFATDADADLFGRELTWLLVNQHFAFNSPVWFNVGTESPQQVSACFILSVDDSMDSILNWYKEEGLIFKGGSGAGLNLSRIRSSKELLKSSGGTASGPVSFMRGADASAGTIKSGGATRRAAKMVVLDVDHPDIEEFVETKAREEDKIRALRDAGFDMDLGGKDISSVQYQNANNSVRVSDEFMRAVEEGKKFGLRARTTGEVIEEIDARELFRKISIAAWECADPGLQYDDTINDWHTNPETGRITGSNPCSEYMSLDNSSCNLASLNLLKFLKDDDTFDAVRFEQACEVVFTAMDISICFADFPTEAIGQTTRDYRQLGIGYANLGALLMAMGLGYDSEGGRTMAAAITSLMTGAGYKRSAELAGVVGPYAGYARNAEAHLRVMRKHQAANDAVRSINPVDRNIIDAATKVWADVIEIGRVNGFRNAQASLLAPTGTIGFMMDCDTTGIEPDFSLVKFKKLVGGGSMQIVNQVIPRALKKMGYQPEQIEAIVDYIAEHGHVIDAPGLRQEHYEVFDTAMGKRALKPMGHVRMMAATQPFLSGAISKTVNLPETATVEEIEQVYMESWKLGLKATAIYRDNCKVGQPLADGKSEGAKKDQGLSTAAEAAEAVAAEVEPEVIEKIIEKIVYAPTRKRLPKSRVSRTTSFTVGGAEGYMTSGAHADGELGEVFLKLGKQGSTLAGVMDAFSIAVSVGLQYGVPLETYVSKFTNLKFEPAGLTDDPDVRMAQSLMDYVFRRLALDYMSFEDRSALGIYSADERQRYLETGSYEPLGNGGTTAAELVQKPARERKAAPEAKSEVVDADIKEEAPVEEAPKGEVKTAHTTAELLESISGMAIDSPLCFTCGTKMRPAGSCYVCEGCGSTSGCS